A DNA window from Rhipicephalus sanguineus isolate Rsan-2018 chromosome 8, BIME_Rsan_1.4, whole genome shotgun sequence contains the following coding sequences:
- the LOC119402334 gene encoding mucin-19-like isoform X2, with protein sequence MPACPATCERPFGSPCNKPCTAGCDCPPGYVVNPRFPGMCMQISYCHSKCPANSSFQSCVSNCLPKCGQNPPKACDIKCNSKGACVCNKGYAELERDGKKTCVLQKMCPLLMSSKSEHTGGERQPTETPNMPGRVSGQSVVAASPVSTQNISASRGPSVQGARPSGASGAGGLAVAVGTGSTLLLATSGTGGNLINTDTEAGKSERVSTNGTSTLSGPSSVSAGTPGAGGLAIAVGAGGTLSPVTLGTGGNLITTDTEAGKSELVSTNGTSTLSEPSSGSAGTPGAGGLEVAVGAGGNLLPATSETGGNLPKSATEAGKRELVSTNRTTTLSGPSSGAAGTPGPGELAVTAVAESTLPAATSGKDGSVISPATESGGRELVFDNLTNAHGGLSGGGSETPEVVVDATPTAVPSPALPVPIGSPPRFELPDTRHADLSAATSTAQGATSFLSGSLHTSSPTPIRYSGDSLGYSSWFPQTFSPPNYGLTSFDFNTWATP encoded by the exons ATGCCTGCATGCCCGGCAACCTGTGAAAGGCCATTCGGCTCGCCATGTAACAAGCCGTGCACAGCAGGCTGTGACTGTCCGCCTGGCTATGTAGT GAATCCAAGGTTCCCCGGCATGTGCATGCAGATCAGCTATTGTCATTCAAAATGTCCAGCAAACTCAAGTTTCCAGTCGTGCGTTTCAAATTGCCTTCCCAAGTGTGGACAAAACCCACCAAAGGCATGTGACATCAAATGTAACAGCAAAGGCGCATGCGTCTGCAATAAAGGATACGCTGAACTGGAGCGAGACGGCAAGAAGACGTGCGTTCTTCAGAAAATGTGTCCCCTGCTTATGTCTAGCAAGAGTGAGCATACTGGTGGAGAAAGACAGCCTACTGAAACCCCGAATATGCCAGGCCGTGTCTCGGGGCAATCAGTGGTTGCAGCGTCGCCTGTTTCTACGCAAAATATATCGGCAAGTAGAGGACCAAGCGTCCAGGGTGCGCGGCCAAGTGGTGCTTCAGGAGCTGGAGGGTTAGCAGTCGCCGTAGGTACAGGGAGTACTCTTCTCCTAGCGACCTCAGGAACGGGAGGCAAC CTCATAAACACAGATACTGAAGCTGGCAAAAGTGAACGGGTGTCCACCAATGGAACAAGTACGCTTAGTGGAC CGTCAAGTGTCTCTGCTGGTACTCCAGGAGCTGGAGGGTTAGCAATTGCCGTAGGTGCAGGGGGTACACTTTCTCCAGTGACCTTAGGAACGGGAGGCAACCTCATAACCACAGATACTGAAGCTGGCAAAAGTGAACTGGTCTCCACCAATGGAACAAGTACGCTTAGTGAACCGTCAAGTGGCTCTGCTGGTACTCCAGGAGCTGGAGGGTTAGAAGTTGCGGTAGGTGCAGGGGGTAATCTGCTACCTGCGACCTCAGAAACAGGAGGCAATCTCCCAAAATCAGCTACTGAAGCGGGCAAGAGAGAACTAGTATCCACCAATAGAACAACGACGCTTAGTGGACCTTCAAGTGGCGCTGCTGGTACTCCAGGACCTGGAGAGTTAGCAGTAACCGCAGTTGCAGAAAGTACGCTTCCTGCTGCTACTTCAGGAAAAGATGGCAGTGTCATATCCCCGGCTACTGAATCTGGCGGACGCGAACTGGTATTCGACAATCTAACAAATGCACATGGTGGACTGTCAGGTGGTGGTTCTGAAACTCCTGAAGTAGTTGTCGATGCTACGCCAACAGCTGTACCATCACCAGCTTTACCCGTACCTATCGGGTCTCCTCCTCGTTTTGAGTTGCCTGACACCAGACACGCAGATCTGAGTGCGGCTACAAGCACCGCACAAGGTGCGACTTCATTCCTGTCCGGCTCTTTGCACACTTCCTCACCAACGCCGATACGTTATAGTGGGGATAGTTTGGGGTACTCCTCATGGTTTCCACAAACGTTTAGTCCTCCAAATTATGGACTCACTAGCTTTGACTTTAATACCTGGGCTACGCCTTGA
- the LOC119402334 gene encoding uncharacterized PE-PGRS family protein PE_PGRS54-like isoform X14, translated as MTSGTGGNLINTDTEAGKSERVSTNGTSTLSGPSSVSAGTPGAGGLAFAVGAGGTLSPVTSGMGGNLITTDTEAGKSELVSTNGTSTLSEPSSGSAGTPGAGGLEVAVGAGGNLLPATSETGGNLPKSATEAGKRELVSTNRTTTLSGPSSGAAGTPGPGELAVTAVAESTLPAATSGKDGSVISPATESGGRELVFDNLTNAHGGLSGGGSETPEVVVDATPTAVPSPALPVPIGSPPRFELPDTRHADLSAATSTAQGATSFLSGSLHTSSPTPIRYSGDSLGYSSWFPQTFSPPNYGLTSFDFNTWATP; from the exons ATGACCTCAGGAACGGGAGGCAACCTCATAAACACAGATACTGAAGCTGGCAAAAGTGAACGGGTGTCCACCAATGGAACAAGTACGCTTAGTGGACCTTCAAGTGTTTCTGCTGGTACTCCAGGAGCTGGAGGATTAGCATTCGCCGTAGGTGCAGGGGGTACTCTTTCTCCAGTGACCTCAGGAATGGGAGGCAAC CTCATAACCACAGATACTGAAGCTGGCAAAAGTGAACTGGTCTCCACCAATGGAACAAGTACGCTTAGTGAACCGTCAAGTGGCTCTGCTGGTACTCCAGGAGCTGGAGGGTTAGAAGTTGCGGTAGGTGCAGGGGGTAATCTGCTACCTGCGACCTCAGAAACAGGAGGCAATCTCCCAAAATCAGCTACTGAAGCGGGCAAGAGAGAACTAGTATCCACCAATAGAACAACGACGCTTAGTGGACCTTCAAGTGGCGCTGCTGGTACTCCAGGACCTGGAGAGTTAGCAGTAACCGCAGTTGCAGAAAGTACGCTTCCTGCTGCTACTTCAGGAAAAGATGGCAGTGTCATATCCCCGGCTACTGAATCTGGCGGACGCGAACTGGTATTCGACAATCTAACAAATGCACATGGTGGACTGTCAGGTGGTGGTTCTGAAACTCCTGAAGTAGTTGTCGATGCTACGCCAACAGCTGTACCATCACCAGCTTTACCCGTACCTATCGGGTCTCCTCCTCGTTTTGAGTTGCCTGACACCAGACACGCAGATCTGAGTGCGGCTACAAGCACCGCACAAGGTGCGACTTCATTCCTGTCCGGCTCTTTGCACACTTCCTCACCAACGCCGATACGTTATAGTGGGGATAGTTTGGGGTACTCCTCATGGTTTCCACAAACGTTTAGTCCTCCAAATTATGGACTCACTAGCTTTGACTTTAATACCTGGGCTACGCCTTGA
- the LOC119402334 gene encoding mucin-19-like isoform X6 produces MPACPATCERPFGSPCNKPCTAGCDCPPGYVVNPRFPGMCMQISYCHSKCPANSSFQSCVSNCLPKCGQNPPKACDIKCNSKGACVCNKGYAELERDGKKTCVLQKMCPLLMSSKSEHTGGERQPTETPNMPGRVSGQSVVAASPVSTQNISASRGPSVQGARPSGASGAGGLAVAVGTGSTLLLATSGTGGNLITTDTEAGKSELVSTNGTSTLSEPSSGSAGTPGAGGLEVAVGAGGNLLPATSETGGNLPKSATEAGKRELVSTNRTTTLSGPSSGAAGTPGPGELAVTAVAESTLPAATSGKDGSVISPATESGGRELVFDNLTNAHGGLSGGGSETPEVVVDATPTAVPSPALPVPIGSPPRFELPDTRHADLSAATSTAQGATSFLSGSLHTSSPTPIRYSGDSLGYSSWFPQTFSPPNYGLTSFDFNTWATP; encoded by the exons ATGCCTGCATGCCCGGCAACCTGTGAAAGGCCATTCGGCTCGCCATGTAACAAGCCGTGCACAGCAGGCTGTGACTGTCCGCCTGGCTATGTAGT GAATCCAAGGTTCCCCGGCATGTGCATGCAGATCAGCTATTGTCATTCAAAATGTCCAGCAAACTCAAGTTTCCAGTCGTGCGTTTCAAATTGCCTTCCCAAGTGTGGACAAAACCCACCAAAGGCATGTGACATCAAATGTAACAGCAAAGGCGCATGCGTCTGCAATAAAGGATACGCTGAACTGGAGCGAGACGGCAAGAAGACGTGCGTTCTTCAGAAAATGTGTCCCCTGCTTATGTCTAGCAAGAGTGAGCATACTGGTGGAGAAAGACAGCCTACTGAAACCCCGAATATGCCAGGCCGTGTCTCGGGGCAATCAGTGGTTGCAGCGTCGCCTGTTTCTACGCAAAATATATCGGCAAGTAGAGGACCAAGCGTCCAGGGTGCGCGGCCAAGTGGTGCTTCAGGAGCTGGAGGGTTAGCAGTCGCCGTAGGTACAGGGAGTACTCTTCTCCTAGCGACCTCAGGAACGGGAGGCAAC CTCATAACCACAGATACTGAAGCTGGCAAAAGTGAACTGGTCTCCACCAATGGAACAAGTACGCTTAGTGAACCGTCAAGTGGCTCTGCTGGTACTCCAGGAGCTGGAGGGTTAGAAGTTGCGGTAGGTGCAGGGGGTAATCTGCTACCTGCGACCTCAGAAACAGGAGGCAATCTCCCAAAATCAGCTACTGAAGCGGGCAAGAGAGAACTAGTATCCACCAATAGAACAACGACGCTTAGTGGACCTTCAAGTGGCGCTGCTGGTACTCCAGGACCTGGAGAGTTAGCAGTAACCGCAGTTGCAGAAAGTACGCTTCCTGCTGCTACTTCAGGAAAAGATGGCAGTGTCATATCCCCGGCTACTGAATCTGGCGGACGCGAACTGGTATTCGACAATCTAACAAATGCACATGGTGGACTGTCAGGTGGTGGTTCTGAAACTCCTGAAGTAGTTGTCGATGCTACGCCAACAGCTGTACCATCACCAGCTTTACCCGTACCTATCGGGTCTCCTCCTCGTTTTGAGTTGCCTGACACCAGACACGCAGATCTGAGTGCGGCTACAAGCACCGCACAAGGTGCGACTTCATTCCTGTCCGGCTCTTTGCACACTTCCTCACCAACGCCGATACGTTATAGTGGGGATAGTTTGGGGTACTCCTCATGGTTTCCACAAACGTTTAGTCCTCCAAATTATGGACTCACTAGCTTTGACTTTAATACCTGGGCTACGCCTTGA
- the LOC119402334 gene encoding PE-PGRS family protein PE_PGRS26-like isoform X13: protein MTSGTGGNLINTDTEAGKSERVSTNGTSTLSGPSSVSAGTPGAGGLAIAVGAGGTLSPVTLGTGGNLITTDTEAGKSELVSTNGTSTLSEPSSGSAGTPGAGGLEVAVGAGGNLLPATSETGGNLPKSATEAGKRELVSTNRTTTLSGPSSGAAGTPGPGELAVTAVAESTLPAATSGKDGSVISPATESGGRELVFDNLTNAHGGLSGGGSETPEVVVDATPTAVPSPALPVPIGSPPRFELPDTRHADLSAATSTAQGATSFLSGSLHTSSPTPIRYSGDSLGYSSWFPQTFSPPNYGLTSFDFNTWATP from the exons ATGACCTCAGGAACGGGAGGCAACCTCATAAACACAGATACTGAAGCTGGCAAAAGTGAACGGGTGTCCACCAATGGAACAAGTACGCTTAGTGGAC CGTCAAGTGTCTCTGCTGGTACTCCAGGAGCTGGAGGGTTAGCAATTGCCGTAGGTGCAGGGGGTACACTTTCTCCAGTGACCTTAGGAACGGGAGGCAACCTCATAACCACAGATACTGAAGCTGGCAAAAGTGAACTGGTCTCCACCAATGGAACAAGTACGCTTAGTGAACCGTCAAGTGGCTCTGCTGGTACTCCAGGAGCTGGAGGGTTAGAAGTTGCGGTAGGTGCAGGGGGTAATCTGCTACCTGCGACCTCAGAAACAGGAGGCAATCTCCCAAAATCAGCTACTGAAGCGGGCAAGAGAGAACTAGTATCCACCAATAGAACAACGACGCTTAGTGGACCTTCAAGTGGCGCTGCTGGTACTCCAGGACCTGGAGAGTTAGCAGTAACCGCAGTTGCAGAAAGTACGCTTCCTGCTGCTACTTCAGGAAAAGATGGCAGTGTCATATCCCCGGCTACTGAATCTGGCGGACGCGAACTGGTATTCGACAATCTAACAAATGCACATGGTGGACTGTCAGGTGGTGGTTCTGAAACTCCTGAAGTAGTTGTCGATGCTACGCCAACAGCTGTACCATCACCAGCTTTACCCGTACCTATCGGGTCTCCTCCTCGTTTTGAGTTGCCTGACACCAGACACGCAGATCTGAGTGCGGCTACAAGCACCGCACAAGGTGCGACTTCATTCCTGTCCGGCTCTTTGCACACTTCCTCACCAACGCCGATACGTTATAGTGGGGATAGTTTGGGGTACTCCTCATGGTTTCCACAAACGTTTAGTCCTCCAAATTATGGACTCACTAGCTTTGACTTTAATACCTGGGCTACGCCTTGA
- the LOC119402334 gene encoding mucin-19-like isoform X8 produces MPACPATCERPFGSPCNKPCTAGCDCPPGYVVNPRFPGMCMQISYCHSKCPANSSFQSCVSNCLPKCGQNPPKACDIKCNSKGACVCNKGYAELERDGKKTCVLQKMCPLLMSSKSEHTGGERQPTETPNMPGRVSGQSVVAASPVSTQNISASRGPSVQGARPSGASGAGGLAVAVGTGSTLLLATSGTGGNLINTDTEAGKSERVSTNGTSTLSGPSSGSAGTPGAGGLEVAVGAGGNLLPATSETGGNLPKSATEAGKRELVSTNRTTTLSGPSSGAAGTPGPGELAVTAVAESTLPAATSGKDGSVISPATESGGRELVFDNLTNAHGGLSGGGSETPEVVVDATPTAVPSPALPVPIGSPPRFELPDTRHADLSAATSTAQGATSFLSGSLHTSSPTPIRYSGDSLGYSSWFPQTFSPPNYGLTSFDFNTWATP; encoded by the exons ATGCCTGCATGCCCGGCAACCTGTGAAAGGCCATTCGGCTCGCCATGTAACAAGCCGTGCACAGCAGGCTGTGACTGTCCGCCTGGCTATGTAGT GAATCCAAGGTTCCCCGGCATGTGCATGCAGATCAGCTATTGTCATTCAAAATGTCCAGCAAACTCAAGTTTCCAGTCGTGCGTTTCAAATTGCCTTCCCAAGTGTGGACAAAACCCACCAAAGGCATGTGACATCAAATGTAACAGCAAAGGCGCATGCGTCTGCAATAAAGGATACGCTGAACTGGAGCGAGACGGCAAGAAGACGTGCGTTCTTCAGAAAATGTGTCCCCTGCTTATGTCTAGCAAGAGTGAGCATACTGGTGGAGAAAGACAGCCTACTGAAACCCCGAATATGCCAGGCCGTGTCTCGGGGCAATCAGTGGTTGCAGCGTCGCCTGTTTCTACGCAAAATATATCGGCAAGTAGAGGACCAAGCGTCCAGGGTGCGCGGCCAAGTGGTGCTTCAGGAGCTGGAGGGTTAGCAGTCGCCGTAGGTACAGGGAGTACTCTTCTCCTAGCGACCTCAGGAACGGGAGGCAAC CTCATAAACACAGATACTGAAGCTGGCAAAAGTGAACGGGTGTCCACCAATGGAACAAGTACGCTTAGTGGAC CGTCAAGTGGCTCTGCTGGTACTCCAGGAGCTGGAGGGTTAGAAGTTGCGGTAGGTGCAGGGGGTAATCTGCTACCTGCGACCTCAGAAACAGGAGGCAATCTCCCAAAATCAGCTACTGAAGCGGGCAAGAGAGAACTAGTATCCACCAATAGAACAACGACGCTTAGTGGACCTTCAAGTGGCGCTGCTGGTACTCCAGGACCTGGAGAGTTAGCAGTAACCGCAGTTGCAGAAAGTACGCTTCCTGCTGCTACTTCAGGAAAAGATGGCAGTGTCATATCCCCGGCTACTGAATCTGGCGGACGCGAACTGGTATTCGACAATCTAACAAATGCACATGGTGGACTGTCAGGTGGTGGTTCTGAAACTCCTGAAGTAGTTGTCGATGCTACGCCAACAGCTGTACCATCACCAGCTTTACCCGTACCTATCGGGTCTCCTCCTCGTTTTGAGTTGCCTGACACCAGACACGCAGATCTGAGTGCGGCTACAAGCACCGCACAAGGTGCGACTTCATTCCTGTCCGGCTCTTTGCACACTTCCTCACCAACGCCGATACGTTATAGTGGGGATAGTTTGGGGTACTCCTCATGGTTTCCACAAACGTTTAGTCCTCCAAATTATGGACTCACTAGCTTTGACTTTAATACCTGGGCTACGCCTTGA
- the LOC119402334 gene encoding protein SPT2 homolog isoform X4: MPACPATCERPFGSPCNKPCTAGCDCPPGYVVNPRFPGMCMQISYCHSKCPANSSFQSCVSNCLPKCGQNPPKACDIKCNSKGACVCNKGYAELERDGKKTCVLQKMCPLLMSSKSEHTGGERQPTETPNMPGRVSGQSVVAASPVSTQNISASRGPSVQGARPSGASGAGGLAVAVGTGSTLLLATSGTGGNLINTDTEAGKSERVSTNGTSTLSGPSSVSAGTPGAGGLAFAVGAGGTLSPVTSGMGGNLINTDTEAGKSERVSTNGTSTLSGPSSVSAGTPGAGELAVTAVAESTLPAATSGKDGSVISPATESGGRELVFDNLTNAHGGLSGGGSETPEVVVDATPTAVPSPALPVPIGSPPRFELPDTRHADLSAATSTAQGATSFLSGSLHTSSPTPIRYSGDSLGYSSWFPQTFSPPNYGLTSFDFNTWATP, encoded by the exons ATGCCTGCATGCCCGGCAACCTGTGAAAGGCCATTCGGCTCGCCATGTAACAAGCCGTGCACAGCAGGCTGTGACTGTCCGCCTGGCTATGTAGT GAATCCAAGGTTCCCCGGCATGTGCATGCAGATCAGCTATTGTCATTCAAAATGTCCAGCAAACTCAAGTTTCCAGTCGTGCGTTTCAAATTGCCTTCCCAAGTGTGGACAAAACCCACCAAAGGCATGTGACATCAAATGTAACAGCAAAGGCGCATGCGTCTGCAATAAAGGATACGCTGAACTGGAGCGAGACGGCAAGAAGACGTGCGTTCTTCAGAAAATGTGTCCCCTGCTTATGTCTAGCAAGAGTGAGCATACTGGTGGAGAAAGACAGCCTACTGAAACCCCGAATATGCCAGGCCGTGTCTCGGGGCAATCAGTGGTTGCAGCGTCGCCTGTTTCTACGCAAAATATATCGGCAAGTAGAGGACCAAGCGTCCAGGGTGCGCGGCCAAGTGGTGCTTCAGGAGCTGGAGGGTTAGCAGTCGCCGTAGGTACAGGGAGTACTCTTCTCCTAGCGACCTCAGGAACGGGAGGCAAC CTCATAAACACAGATACTGAAGCTGGCAAAAGTGAACGGGTGTCCACCAATGGAACAAGTACGCTTAGTGGACCTTCAAGTGTTTCTGCTGGTACTCCAGGAGCTGGAGGATTAGCATTCGCCGTAGGTGCAGGGGGTACTCTTTCTCCAGTGACCTCAGGAATGGGAGGCAACCTCATAAACACAGATACTGAAGCTGGCAAAAGTGAACGGGTGTCCACTAATGGAACAAGTACGCTTAGTGGGCCGTCAAGTGTTTCTGCTGGTACTCCAGGAG CTGGAGAGTTAGCAGTAACCGCAGTTGCAGAAAGTACGCTTCCTGCTGCTACTTCAGGAAAAGATGGCAGTGTCATATCCCCGGCTACTGAATCTGGCGGACGCGAACTGGTATTCGACAATCTAACAAATGCACATGGTGGACTGTCAGGTGGTGGTTCTGAAACTCCTGAAGTAGTTGTCGATGCTACGCCAACAGCTGTACCATCACCAGCTTTACCCGTACCTATCGGGTCTCCTCCTCGTTTTGAGTTGCCTGACACCAGACACGCAGATCTGAGTGCGGCTACAAGCACCGCACAAGGTGCGACTTCATTCCTGTCCGGCTCTTTGCACACTTCCTCACCAACGCCGATACGTTATAGTGGGGATAGTTTGGGGTACTCCTCATGGTTTCCACAAACGTTTAGTCCTCCAAATTATGGACTCACTAGCTTTGACTTTAATACCTGGGCTACGCCTTGA